The genomic interval TCGCCGCCGGTGCCCCGAAGAACATCATCGGCTGGATCGACCAACCGTCCGTCGAGCTCTCCAACGCGCTGATGAAGCACGATGACATCAACCTGATCCTGGCCACCGGTGGCCCGGGCATGGTGAAAGCCGCCTACTCCTCAGGCAAGCCCGCCATCGGCGTGGGTGCAGGCAACGTGCCCATCGTCATCGACGAGACTGCCGATGTGAAGCGCGCCGTCGCCTCCATCCTGATGTCCAAGACCTTCGACAACGGCGTGGTCTGTGCGTCCGAGCAAGCCGTCATCGTAGTTGACTCCATCTACAATCAGGTCAAGGAGCGTTTCGCGACTCACGCCGGCTACATCCTCTCCAAGGACGAAGCCGACAAGGTGCGTAAAGTGCTGCTGATCAACGGCGCCCTGAACGCCGACATCGTGGGCCAGCCCGCCACCAAGATCGCCGCCATGGCCGGTGTGACAGTGCCTGCCACCACCAAGATCCTCATCGGTGAAGGTCTGGAGCTCTGTGCAGAGGACGAGTTCGCTCACGAGAAGCTCTCCCCGACCTTAGGGATGTTCCGCGCCAAGAACTTCGAAGAAGCCGTCGACATGGCCTGCGACATGGTCAACATCGGTGGTATCGGCCACACCTCCGGCCTCTACACCGACCAGGATCGCAACGCCGACCGCATCAAGTACTTCGGCGACAAGATGAAGACTGCTCGTATCCTGATCAACACCCCCTCCACCCAGGGCGGTATCGGTGACCTGTACAACTTCGCTCTCGCCCCGTCCCTGACCCTGGGTTGCGGCTCCTGGAGTGGTAACTCCATCTCCGAGAACGTCGGTCCCAAGCACCTGATCAACAAGAAGACAGTCGCAAAACGGGCAGAAAATATGCTGTGGCACAAACTTCCGAAATCCATCTACTTCCGTCGTGGTTCCCTGCCGATCGCCCTGGGCGACCTGGAAGGCAAGAAGCGCGCCATGGTGGTCACCGACCGTTTCCTGTTCAACAACGGCTATGCCGATGAAGTGGTTCGTCTGCTCAAGAAGCTGAACATGGAAGTGGAAATCTTCTACGAAGTGGAAGCCGACCCCACCCTGTCCGTGGTACGCAAGGGCGCCGAGATGGCCAACTCCTTCAAGCCGGACGTGATCGTCGCCCTGGGCGGTGGTTCACCCATGGATGCCGCCAAGATCATGTGGGTCATGTACGAGCACCCGGACACTGCGTTCGAAGACTTGGCCATGCGCTTCATGGACATCCGCAAGCGTATCTACAAGTTCCCGAAAATGGGCGTGAAGGCCGAACTGGTCTGTATCACCACCACTTCCGGTACAGGTTCTGAAGTGACCCCGTTCGCGGTCGTGACTGACGACGCCACCGGCATGAAGTACCCGCTGGCCGACTACGAGCTGACCCCGAACATGGCCATCGTCGATGCCAACCTGGTGATGGGTATGCCCAAGTCCCTGTGTGCCTTCGGTGGTATCGATGCCGTAACCCACGCCATGGAAGCCTACGTTTCCGTACTGGCCAACGAATACTCCGACGGTCAGGCGCTGCAAGCCCTGAAACTGCTGAAAGAGTATCTGCCGTCCAGCTACCAGAACGGTGCCAACGACCCGGTTGCCCGTGAGAAGGTACACAACGCCGCCACCATCGCCGGTATCGCGTTCGCCAACGCCTTCCTGGGTGTGTGCCACTCCATGGCCCACAAGCTGGGTGCCGAGTTCCACATCCCGCACGGCCTGGCCAACGCCCTGCTGATCAGCAACGTCATCCGCTACAACGCGAACGACAACCCGACCAAGCAGACCGCGTTCTCCCAGTACGACCGTCCGCAGGCTCGTCGTCGCTACGCCGAAGTGGCCGACCATCTGGGTCTGACTGCCGCCGGTGACCGCACCGCGGCCAAGATCGAGAAGCTGCTGACCTGGCTGGACGAGCTGAAAGCGACTCTGGGCATCCCGGCCTCCATCCGTGAAGCCGGCGTGAACGAGACCGACTTCCTGGCCAAGGTTGACCAGCTGGCCCTGGAAGCCTTCGATGACCAGTGCACCGGCGCCAACCCGCGCTACCCGCTGATCACCGAGCTCAAAGCCATACTGATGGACACCTACTATGGCCGTCCCTTCACCGAGGAAGCTCAGGTAGCGACCAAGGTTGAGGCCAAAGTCGACGCCAAGGTAGACAGCAAGAAAAAATCCAAAGCCTGATAACCGGCCAGGATGACAAGAGCCCGCGCACATGCGCGGGCTTTTTTGTTTGTCTATCTGTTTAATTTTGCTAGCTTGTTGATAGGCAAATTCGACAGAAGAGTGAGTCTATGGCGCTGATCCAGGCCTCCATCGAACAATTGAGAGTCGGCCACTACATCCATCTCCCCACGGGATGGACAAGCCACCCTTTCATGTTCAATGCCTTCAAGATCCGCGACCAGCAGCAACTCGACATTCTCCGCCACCTCGAACTCACCCTGCTGATGGTGGATCCCGACAAGAGCGATCTCCCCGTCGAGCCCCTGCTGCGGGCCGAGCCGGCCCCTTCACCCGATCTCGGGGCGACGCAAGATGCCTCCGCCCTCCCGACTGAACCCGCGTTCGACGAAAAGGCCTTTCGCCGCTCCCTTCGCACCGCCGACAAGGCATTCGGCCAATCTCTGTCTGATCTTCGCGACGCCCTCGGCGCCCTCAATCTCAAGCCCGACGAGGGGCTGGCCAACACC from Aeromonas rivipollensis carries:
- the adhE gene encoding bifunctional acetaldehyde-CoA/alcohol dehydrogenase, producing the protein MAVTNLAELDALVARVKEAQREFASFSQEQVDKIFRAAALAASNARIPLAQMAVAESGMGIIEDKVIKNHFASEYIYNAYKDEKTCGILSQDDEMGTITIAEPVGIICGIVPTTNPTSTAIFKALISLKTRNAIIFSPHPRAKNSTNTAAKLVLDAAIAAGAPKNIIGWIDQPSVELSNALMKHDDINLILATGGPGMVKAAYSSGKPAIGVGAGNVPIVIDETADVKRAVASILMSKTFDNGVVCASEQAVIVVDSIYNQVKERFATHAGYILSKDEADKVRKVLLINGALNADIVGQPATKIAAMAGVTVPATTKILIGEGLELCAEDEFAHEKLSPTLGMFRAKNFEEAVDMACDMVNIGGIGHTSGLYTDQDRNADRIKYFGDKMKTARILINTPSTQGGIGDLYNFALAPSLTLGCGSWSGNSISENVGPKHLINKKTVAKRAENMLWHKLPKSIYFRRGSLPIALGDLEGKKRAMVVTDRFLFNNGYADEVVRLLKKLNMEVEIFYEVEADPTLSVVRKGAEMANSFKPDVIVALGGGSPMDAAKIMWVMYEHPDTAFEDLAMRFMDIRKRIYKFPKMGVKAELVCITTTSGTGSEVTPFAVVTDDATGMKYPLADYELTPNMAIVDANLVMGMPKSLCAFGGIDAVTHAMEAYVSVLANEYSDGQALQALKLLKEYLPSSYQNGANDPVAREKVHNAATIAGIAFANAFLGVCHSMAHKLGAEFHIPHGLANALLISNVIRYNANDNPTKQTAFSQYDRPQARRRYAEVADHLGLTAAGDRTAAKIEKLLTWLDELKATLGIPASIREAGVNETDFLAKVDQLALEAFDDQCTGANPRYPLITELKAILMDTYYGRPFTEEAQVATKVEAKVDAKVDSKKKSKA